GTTGGTTAAGTCAATCAAGCAAATTGATGAGTATTATATCCCTTGTCATAGAAACTTCTTTGCGCAAAAACCATTTCCTGTGGAATGGTTAAGAATAAGAACCAATCCAGATAGAACCATTTTTGAATATGATAGATCTATTAACAAAAACGCTAAAGGAGAACAAGAATATGCTGAAGAATATGAAACTGAAATATCTCAACCAACCGAACTAAAAAAGATATTAAAGTTTTTAGATTTCAAAAAAGTAATAACAGTGGAAAAAGAAAGAGAAATTTGGAATTGCGGAAATCTAGAAATTTGTTTAGACAAAGTTAAGGGTTTAGGTTTTTTCATCGAAATAGAGGCAAAAGGAAATTTCAAAAACCCAGCAGAAGCGAAAAAAACTTGTTATGAATTCTCAAACAAACTCGGGGTTGATGTAAAATCAGAAAATATAATTAATACTGGCTATCCCGTATTACTCCTTGAATATAAAACAAAAAAGCGACGATAGAATTTTTAGGAGCGAGCCCGCTTTGGGGTACACTCACTTGTGGAAAAGTTATTTTGTTTGCTTTCTAAAGTTCTATTTAAGAATAATATTTATTAAAATTCAACCTTGAAAGAGGGGTCTTCCATTGTTCGCCAATTTTTTCCTTCACTACCTCCAGAATCTTTCAAATCCTTGCCTACAGAATAAATAATCTTTTTCTCCGGAGAATATTTTATTAATTTTCCATCAAAAGGATCTCTTGGGACTTCGAAAAAATATTCTGGCACGAGTTCGTTTAAGGAAGCGGGTACTTTACCAGTTTCTATCTGGTAGGCTCTTATGGCTATCAGAAGTTGAGTTCCTATCACCGAGAAATCTTCGAGACATTTTTTTTCTAAAAGGCCAGGGAAAACTACCGCTACAATAATATCGTGAAGCTCTTTACCCACTACATTTTCCGTAAATAACATTTTTATTTTAGAATAAAGTCTTAAAGATTTATATTCAGCCAACATCACTTCATTACAATCTTTATTAACAATTATTAATAAAATTTCGATAATATTCAGCAAATATTCTCTGGGTTTGATTGGGCTTATAAAGATAATTTAATTTAGTTGCCGCTTTCATCTCAAAAGGGGTTTCTTCTATTCCTAATTTTTCCAGTTCTTCCTTAGAGAGTTTACCAGCAAAAGCTGTATCAATTTTTGATTTTGTATTAGTAAGCTTTATATAATCCATTTTCATCGCCTTGATTAATCCTTCTTCATTTGCTTTAAACTGACCAAGTTCAGCCACATAATCCCTTAACA
The window above is part of the Candidatus Nealsonbacteria bacterium genome. Proteins encoded here:
- the cyaB gene encoding class IV adenylate cyclase, translated to MNIEIEIKIKINNLRKIRDKLQDYGKLVKSIKQIDEYYIPCHRNFFAQKPFPVEWLRIRTNPDRTIFEYDRSINKNAKGEQEYAEEYETEISQPTELKKILKFLDFKKVITVEKEREIWNCGNLEICLDKVKGLGFFIEIEAKGNFKNPAEAKKTCYEFSNKLGVDVKSENIINTGYPVLLLEYKTKKRR